From Streptomyces griseorubiginosus, one genomic window encodes:
- a CDS encoding 6-pyruvoyl trahydropterin synthase family protein has translation MFSITVRDHIMIAHSFRGEVFGPAQRLHGATFLVDATFRREQLDDDNIVVDIGLATQELGAVVSELNYRNLDNEPDFAGINTSTEFLAKVIADRLAERIEKGALGEGAKGLAGLTVTLHESHVAWASYERAL, from the coding sequence TTGTTCAGCATCACCGTCCGCGATCACATCATGATCGCCCACAGCTTCCGCGGCGAGGTCTTCGGCCCCGCGCAGCGACTGCACGGAGCGACGTTCCTGGTGGACGCCACGTTCCGGCGCGAACAGCTGGACGACGACAACATCGTCGTCGACATCGGACTGGCCACCCAGGAACTCGGTGCCGTCGTCAGCGAGCTGAACTACAGAAACCTCGACAACGAACCCGACTTCGCCGGGATCAACACTTCAACGGAGTTCCTGGCGAAGGTCATCGCGGACCGGCTCGCCGAGCGCATCGAGAAGGGCGCCCTCGGCGAGGGGGCCAAGGGCCTCGCGGGCCTGACCGTCACCCTGCACGAGTCGCATGTCGCCTGGGCGAGTTACGAGCGTGCCCTGTGA